The Aythya fuligula isolate bAytFul2 chromosome 2, bAytFul2.pri, whole genome shotgun sequence genome contains a region encoding:
- the USP14 gene encoding ubiquitin carboxyl-terminal hydrolase 14, with product MPLFSVNVKWGKEKFDGVELNTDEPPMVFKAQLFALTGVQPARQKVMVKGGTLKDDDWGNLKIKNGMTLLMMGSADALPEEPIARPVFVEDMTEEQLASAMELPCGLTNLGNTCYMNATVQCIRSVPEVKEALKRYGGALRASGEMASAQYITAALRDLFDSMDKTSSSIPPIILLQFLHMAFPQFAEKGDQGQYLQQDANECWVQMMRVLQQKLEGIEGDTVMETDSGAAATTSKKKSLIDQFFSIEFETAMKCTEAEEEEVTKGKENQLQLSCFINQEVKYLFTGLKLRLQEEITKLSPTLQRNALYIKSSKISRLPAYLTIQMVRFFYKEKESVNAKVLKDVKFPLMLDVYELCTPDLQEKMVSYRSKFKDLEDKKVNQQPKNSSKSDGAQKEVKYEPFSFPDDIGSNNCGYYDLQAVLTHQGRSSSSGHYVSWVKRKQDEWIKFDDDKVSIVTPEDILRLSGGGDWHIAYVLLYGPRRIEVIEDEAEQ from the exons ATGCCGCTCTTCTCAG ttaatgtgaaatggggaaaagagaaattcGATGGTGTGGAGCTTAACACTGATGAACCTCCAATGGTCTTCAAAGCCCAGTTGTTCGCACTGACTGGAGTTCAGCCAGCTAGACAGAAGGTGATGGTTAAAGGAGGAACTTTGAAG GACGATGACTGgggaaacttaaaaataaaaaat GGGATGACCTTACTAATGATGGGCTCTGCAGATGCACTCCCAGAAGAGCCCATTGCTCGACCCGTCTTTGTAGAAGACATGACAGAGGAGCAGTTGGCTTCAGCT ATGGAATTACCATGTGGATTGACAAACCTTGGCAACACTTGCTACATGAACGCTACAGTTCAGTGTATCCGCTCTGTGCCAGAAGTGAAAGAGGCCCTTAAAAG gTATGGTGGTGCCTTAAGAGCTTCAGGAGAAATGGCCTCTGCTCAGTACATTACTGCAG CTCTTAGGGACTTGTTTGATTCCATGGATAAAACTTCCTCCAGTATCCCGCCTATcattcttctgcagtttttacATATGGCCTTCCCACAGTTTGCAGAGAAAGGGGATCAAGGACAGTACCTTCAGCAG GATGCCAATGAGTGCTGGGTGCAGATGATGAGGGTACTACAGCAGAAGCTGGAAGGCATAGAAGGTGATACAGTGATGGAG ACAGATTCTGGAGCTGCCGCAACAACTTCTAAAAAGAAGAGCTTAATCGATCAGTTCTTCAGCATTGAATTTGAAACAGC CATGAAATGTACGGAAGCTGAAGAAGAGGAAGTAACTAAGGGAAAGGAGAATCAGCTTCAGCTTAGCTGCTTTATCAATCAAGAAGTGAAATATCTGTTTACAGGATTAAAGTTG cgTCTTCAAGAGGAAATCACCAAACTCTCTCCGACTTTGCAGAGAAACGCACTCTATATCAAATCT tctaaaATTAGTCGCTTGCCAGCGTACCTGACTATTCAGATGGTTAGATTTttttacaaagagaaagaatCTGTGAATGCCAAAGTTCTTAAG GATGTTAAGTTTCCTCTTATGTTGGATGTGTATGAGCTGTGTACGCCagatcttcaggaaaaaatggttTCTTATCGATCAAAATTCAAAGATCTAGAGGACAAAAAAGTAAATCAGCAGCCAAAGAAT tctAGTAAAAGCGATGGTGCACAGAAAGAAGTTAAATATGaacccttctcttttcctgatG ATATTGGGTCTAATAATTGTGGCTATTATGACCTGCAAGCAGTGCTAACACATCAAGGCAGATCAAGTTCCTCTGGGCATTATGTGTCTTGGGTTAAAAGGaaacaag atgAGTGGATTAAGTTTGATGATGACAAAGTCAGCATTGTTACACCTGAAGACATTTTGAGGTTATCTGGGGGTGGCGACTGGCATATAGCTTACGTTCTACTCTACGGGCCTCGCAGAATTGAAGTAATTGAAGATGAAGCTGAACAGTAG